The Persephonella sp. KM09-Lau-8 nucleotide sequence CCCATATTGGAACCTGAAACTGAATCTTTGTCTGCCAGTTGTTCCACTCGGGATAAGTAGGTGGCTTAAATACTGGGGCTGGCATTAACATATTCATGGCAGTCATATCAACATATTTTGCTGAACTCATCATTGTAAGCCTATGCTGGTTAAGCTCATTCATCATCGCCCAACCAGGAATGTTGGTTCTCATGAACATTTCACTGAATGTGATAGTTGGCCATCTCAGGCCTTTTGTTGCCAGATATTCCAGTTCTTTGCTTTTTAATTGACGCTGGGATGCTTTAAGCTCGTAATTCTTTTGAAGAGCAATATCTATAGCCTCTTCCAGTGTGAGCTCTTTTGCATACCCGCTTAATACTACTGAGATAAGAGTGAGTATTATACTGAGCCTCCTCATCGGTCACCTCTCTTATTATTTTCAAGGAATATAACAGGAATCGAATATTAGAATATTATTATATTCTGAAAAATTAAGTTTTTCAAGAACCGAACTACACAGAACGTTTCTATCAGGCAATCAAATCTTCCAGATAATCAGGGTCTAATATCTCTATTTTTCCTCTTTCTGTATTTACTATTCCTTCTTTTTTCCATTTGCTCATTATCCTGATGGCAGTCTCAACAGTGGTTCCTGTCATCTCTGCAATATCCTGCCTTGTGATTGGAGCTTCTATCACTATTTTTCCATCGACTTCTTTTCCAATTTTTCTGGATAATTCTAAAAGCAGATTGGCAATTCTCCCTTCAACCTTTTCTGCAGCAAGACTTTTGAGCCTATCATAAGCTTCCAGTAGCATTTTACTTGCATCACAGGTTATTTTAATTGCGAGGGCAGGATAGAGATTAAGTAGTTTCAGGAAATCTTTATTTGATATATACAGGACTTTTGTATCTACAAGCGCCTGCGCTGTGTATGTGCTCTCTGGTCTACTTTCTCCAACTACGAGCCAACCGAAGACCTCCTTAGGTGTAACAAGTCTGAGAATAACTGTTTTCCCATCAGCTGTTTCTTTTATCAGCTTTACAATTCCCTCAATAACAATATATATTCCCGGTTCCTCGTCACCTTCAAAAAATATATACTCATTTTT carries:
- a CDS encoding Crp/Fnr family transcriptional regulator gives rise to the protein MDKENFLKMVPLLEGIPEEDLAEISKYFHLKEYKKNEYIFFEGDEEPGIYIVIEGIVKLIKETADGKTVILRLVTPKEVFGWLVVGESRPESTYTAQALVDTKVLYISNKDFLKLLNLYPALAIKITCDASKMLLEAYDRLKSLAAEKVEGRIANLLLELSRKIGKEVDGKIVIEAPITRQDIAEMTGTTVETAIRIMSKWKKEGIVNTERGKIEILDPDYLEDLIA